A genomic stretch from Corvus cornix cornix isolate S_Up_H32 chromosome 9, ASM73873v5, whole genome shotgun sequence includes:
- the HRG gene encoding histidine-rich glycoprotein, translating into MLLLASAFFLTLLQCSNAQNETSITPADCNTIETDAGVALDLVNRHRRDGYVFGLFRVADAHELHLGNSSVLYLTLDVLETECSVLSRRHWESCEYSDTYPMDFGQCKIITYTNHLLKKPQLYGFNCTLSPVPPDLVECKDCPVKLEALEVTEQHKDIAAKALKKFNSEGNHTNNFAVDKVERILKMTASREGHILGFSIKETNCSKSMQQADQALECDFLHDWHAHTGFCKARIISDADETDGTDISCEIYHPWHHGCGRRGKYSRLGHPHRHPHCHHHFGHRHQRKHHHRHECPPSSQSRPEHPEHNPKYSKEDQDSNEELAISSPPPPHDEPDRYHPPHHHGPPCPPPHGPDHHHPPHHHGPPCPPPHGPDHHHPPHHHGPPCPPPHGPDHHHPPHHHGPPCPPPHGPDHHHPPHHHGPPCPPPHGPDHHHPPHHHGPRCPPPPGHPPHHCHHYHRYHHNKTSISGKYFPCHITGTVYRIPVLNQQDSLTPPTANFPELSQCNLYFSSTGEGILFTGSRLKEAAEAPGFPDHPTQSKSCPGKPKLDLPKILSLFPHSFVKENSPL; encoded by the exons atgctgcttctagcttcagctttttttctgacacTACTGCAGTGCTCTAATGCCCAAAACGAAACAAGCATTACCCCTGCAGACTGTAACACCATTGAAACAGATGCAGGAGTGGCCCTGGATTTGGTCAACAGACATCGCAGAGATGGCTATGTTTTTGGTTTATTCCGTGTTGCTGATGCACATGAACTACATTTA GGAAATTCATCAGTCCTCTACCTAACTTTGGATGTGCTGGAAACGGAATGCTCTGTCCTATCCAGAAGACACTGGGAGTCTTGTGAATACAGTGACACCTATCCAATG gacTTTGGGCAATGTAAGATTATCACATATACAAACCATCTGCTGAAGAAACCTCAACTATATGGATTTAATTGTACATTAAGTCCAG TTCCACCTGACTTAGTAGAGTGCAAAGATTGTCCTGTGAAACTTGAAGCCTTAGAAGTTACTGAGCAACATAAAGATATCGCTGCAAAGGCCCTGAAGAAATTCAACAGTGAAGGTAACCACACAAACAACTTTGCTGTGGATAAAgttgaaagaattttaaagatg ACTGCCTCCCGTGAAGGTCACATTTTAGGATTCTCTATAAAAGAGACCAACTGCTCCAAATCTATGCAGCAAGCAGATCAAGCATTGGAATGTGATTTTCTGCATGACTGGCACGCT CACACCGGATTCTGCAAAGCAAGAATTATCAGTGATGCAGATGAAACGGATGGAACAGATATAAGCTGTGAAATCTACCATCCCTGG CACCATGGCTGTGGGCGAAGAGGCAAATATTCACGTCTGGGACATCCACACAGACATCCCCATTGTCATCATCATTTTGGTCACAGACATCAACGTAAGCATCACCACAGACATGAATGTCCCCCCTCTTCTCAGTCCAGACCTGAACACCCTGAGCATAACCCCAAATACAGCAAGGAAGATCAAGACAGCAATGAAGAACTTGCTatttcttctccccctcctccccatgATGAACCAGATCGCTACCACCCTCCCCACCACCATGGACCACCCTGTCCTCCTCCTCATGGACCAGATCACCACCACCCTCCCCACCACCACGGACCACCCTGTCCTCCTCCTCATGGACCAGATCACCACCACCCTCCCCACCACCATGGACCACCCTGTCCTCCTCCTCATGGACCAGATCACCACCACCCTCCCCACCACCATGGACCACCCTGTCCTCCTCCTCATGGACCAGATCACCACCACCCTCCCCACCACCACGGACCACCCTGTCCTCCTCCTCATGGACCAGATCACCACCACCCTCCCCACCACCACGGACCACGCTGTCCCCCTCCTCCAGGACACCCTCCTCATCACTGTCATCACTATCACAGATATCATCACAACAAGACAAGCATATCAGGAAAGTATTTTCCATGCCACATAACAGGAACTGTCTATCGCATCCCAGTTCTCAATCAGCAGGATTCTCTCACACCTCCCACTGCAAACTTTCCTGAGCTATCCCAATGCAACCTTTACTTCTCCAGCACTGGTGAAGGTATTCTCTTCACTGGCTCAAGACTaaaggaggcagcagaagcTCCAGGCTTTCCAGATCACCCTACACAATCAAAATCATGCCCCGGAAAACCCAAACTTGACCTTCcaaaaattttgtctttatttccacatagctttgtaaaagaaaattctcctCTGTGA